One genomic segment of Mangifera indica cultivar Alphonso chromosome 6, CATAS_Mindica_2.1, whole genome shotgun sequence includes these proteins:
- the LOC123219173 gene encoding uncharacterized protein LOC123219173 yields MEDQEIVGLESCVDAAREVRFEEDEEEFRSCCEDDEVWKEGGELVVAVKEEEVKEELDEFSVKMFFKGISIAEAGESNSGFTGIGVVMERSINLPVFQVQKKLDFYVEESVADYLALMDGLAEVMLNKICSVYAFTDSELLYEQITNEERLDIPLLMALRQRILEHTNNLETFVLKLVPSVDLERPLRLAQIAIGVVSSPSKGDKSVENCSICCEDKPSLMMITMKCSHKFCSHCMRTYVDGKVQLSQLPIRCPQLKCKYCISTSECKSFLPFISYESLERALTEANVLHSDRIYCPFPNCSVLLDPQECLSARASSSSQSDNSCVECPVCQRFICVDCGVPWHSSMNCEEYQNLPLEERDASDITLHRLAQNKRWRRCQQCRRMIELTQGCYHMTCWCGHEFCYSCGAEYRDSQQTCQCAFWDEDISDDLVSQSAQESDQWAWETFNSLPMIMDAYSDQERSQLALIQRFLAGGFSLSDHHPYQSPPRCTDTYGDAIKDLHQLPWLERFVSVISDNYYEDYMQ; encoded by the exons ATGGAGGATCAAGAGATAGTTGGTCTGGAATCTTGTGTGGATGCAGCGAGGGAAGTGAGATTTGAGGAAGATGAAGAGGAATTCAGGAGCTGTTGTGAGGATGATGAGGTGTGGAAGGAGGGTGGAGAACTGGTGGTGGCGGTGAAGGAAGAAGAGGTAAAGGAAGAACTTGATGAATTTTCAGTGAAGATGTTCTTCAAGGGCATATCAATAGCTGAGGCTGGAGAGTCCAATTCTGGCTTCACTGGAATTGGTGTTGTGATGGAGAGATCAATTAATCTTCCAGTTTTTCAGGTGCAGAAAAAGCTTGATTTCTATGTGGAGGAATCTGTTGCTGATTATTTAGCTCTAATGGATGGTCTGGCTGAGGTTATGCTGAATAAAATCTGCAGTGTGTATGCTTTTACCGATTCCGAGTTGTTGTATGAGCAG ATTACGAATGAGGAGAGACTTGACATTCCGCTTCTTATGGCGCTGAGGCAAAGAATCCTAGAACATACAAACAATCTGGAAACTTTTGTTTTAAAACTTGTTCCAAGTGTCGACCTTGAGAGGCCATTGCGACTGGCCCAAATAGCAATCGGGGTTGTCTCTTCTCCTTCCAAAGGAGACAAATCGGTTGAAAATTGTTCTATCTGCTGTGAGGACAAGCCGTCTCTGATGATGATCACAATGAAATGTTCCCACAAGTTCTGTTCACATTGTATGAGGACCTATGTCGATGGGAAAGTGCAGTTGTCTCAGTTACCAATAAGATGTCCCCAGTTGAAATGCAAATATTGCATCTCAACTTCTGAGTGCAAATCATTTCTTCCATTTATTTCTTATGAATCATTGGAGAGAGCTCTTACTGAAGCAAATGTTCTCCACTCGGATAGAATATACTGCCCTTTTCCAAATTGTTCTGTTCTGCTTGATCCTCAGGAATGTTTGTCAGCTAGGGCAAGTTCATCAAGTCAATCCGATAATAGCTGTGTTGAATGCCCAGTTTGTCAAAGATTTATTTGTGTGGATTGTGGGGTTCCCTGGCATTCTTCAATGAACTGTGAAGAGTACCAGAATCTTCCCTTGGAGGAGAGAGATGCGTCAGACATTACCTTGCATCGTTTAGCGCAAAATAAAAGATGGAGGCGTTGCCAGCAGTGCCGGAGGATGATTGAGCTCACCCAAGGTTGCTATCACATGACCTGCTG GTGTGGACACGAATTTTGTTATTCGTGCGGTGCTGAATATAGGGACAGCCAGCAGACTTGCCAATGCGCCTTTTGGGATGAAGACATTTCAGACGACTTAGTCTCCCAATCTGCCCAGGAATCTGATCAATGGGCATGGGAAACTTTCAACTCTCTCCCCATGATCATGGATGCATACTCTGATCAAGAGAGATCTCAGCTGGCCCTCATCCAAAGATTTCTTGCTGGAGGTTTCAGCCTGAGCGATCACCATCCATACCAATCTCCGCCGCGCTGTACAGACACTTACGGAGATGCTATCAAGGATCTCCATCAACTTCCTTGGCTTGAAAGATTTGTCTCCGTCATAAGTGACAATTACTATGAAGATTATATGCAGTGA